The Pochonia chlamydosporia 170 chromosome 3, whole genome shotgun sequence genome contains the following window.
GCCCTTtagcgatgatgatgtcaagtcatTTTACCATGTCAGAGAGGTGGACGTTCGAaaattgcttcttcttcaaagtcaagtcgaCATTGGTATCAGCCATGACTGGCCAAAGCACATTGAAAatcatggtgatgctggGTGGCTTTTCCGCAAGAAGCCAGATTTCCGCCGAGACTCGCAGAGTGGACAATTGGGGAGCGTTGCCGCCGAATATGTCATGGACCGGCTGAGGCCGCCCTACTGGTTCTCGGCGCACATGCATGTAAAATTTTCGGCTCTCAAGAAATATCAAGATTCGGCTTCGGCAGTAACGCCAGAGGATACACACCAAGACAGCAAGGCCACAGAGAATGGAAAGGACGCCAACCCTGATGAGATTGATCTAGACATagatgaagatgctgaggGTGGTGACGGCCAGGAAGCAGAACGTGTAGCGGAGGCTGACACCAAAGAGACAAGCCAGGTTTCCCAGGAACTGCGGGCACAGCTGCCGGCTTCCTTTGCaaagccacagccaagacaaaagaACACGCCCGGCCAACCAGTTCCCTCGACCATCCCAAACAAAGAGGTTCGctttttggcgttggataAGTGCCTTCCAGGGCGGCACTTTCTCCAATTACTCGACATTACACCGTTCAACCCGACCGATCTTGTCACTTATGCAGCCAAACCTTCCGGTCCTCGTTACCAGCTGCAATACGACCCTGAGTGGCTCGCCATCACGCGGGTTTTCCACAACACTCTCTGTATTGGGGACAAGACGGCACAACCTCCTCCGGATCTCGGGGAGGAGCACTATCTCCCTCTCATAGAGGCCGAGCGTGTCTGGGTAGAAGAGAACATTGTCAAAAAGGGAAAACTTGACGTCCCCCACAACTTTGACCGCACGGCATGTCCGCATGTTCCTGATACTCCAGAAATCGTGAATGAACAGCCAAAGGAGTACACAAATCCGTCAACTACGGAGTTTTGCAACCTCCTCCAGTTGAATCATCTCTGGGATGCGGGCGAGGAAGAAAGATTGGCAAGACAAGAATTGGGCCCGCCTCCATCAGAATCCTTTGGAGGTCACCGAGGCCCTCACGCCCATGGAGGCAGAAGGGGTAGGGGAGGCggtcgtggtggtggcagaggcagaggagggCGTGGACACGGACGTGGCCATCGAGGAGGACGGTGGTGAAGCCAGAGTTGAGTGTACGATTAATGTAATAGATGCCATTGCTACGCACAGAGTCCATGAATTGTAACAGTAGCTAACTTTTCATACCAGCTCAATATCCACCAGGGACACGTctccgccacggccaacCTCGCCGTGCATCAAGCCATGAACATAGCACGACCCAATAAATTCATATGTCCCCCCAGCATGCCCAGCAGCATCTGACACCCTCAACACGGCAGGGGCATTCAACCCTGACAACACCCAAACCTCATCCCCTTCCCGTACAGACAGTGCCCCCATGCCGAGAAACTTGTCATCAACCGTAAGTAACTGCCTCCCGCCGTACACCAGCCCAAACGCCCTGCTAAATCCAAAGCAGCGCCTCGCCAACCGCGAACtcatgttgacgaagccattTCCCACGGGACGGTGTGTCCCCTGCTCCACTCCCGGCGGCAGGTAAAAGTCCTTGGGCCCGTCTTCCGTCCCGTTTGTAGTTCGAACGAGCGAGAAGATGAAGTGATTCCAATAATGCAGAATCTCTTGTCGCGACGGCAAAGAGCAGTTTTCTCCGTCATGAGACGTGATTGCCTCGATGTCATCGAGGGTAGAGCTGAGATCTGTGCTCATTGCATCGTATGGGGTGTCGCTGAATATGACGCTGTTCTTGGTAGATATGGGGAGGTCCAAGTGCTGCAGGGTCAGGCGATCCGCTTCAGACAGAATGATGAGAAGCATGAATGTCTGGAACTGGCTGGCAAAGTCGGCGGGAGCGTGGGAACCGTACGCTTCGGGGTCGAATTGGCTTCCGTACGACATGTCCATGCACAGAGTTCGCCACAGGATTTCAGAGAGGTTTGGGTTCGGGCCGTAGCCGCCGTTGTCGCGGAGGGACAGGAGCATGGTGAGCCATGAGCTGTCAAAGAGCAGTTTTTCAGATGGTCCCGTGCCGCGACGGCCGGATACGCGGGATATGGTGCCAACTTTTGTGCCTTGGACATGAAGCTTGGTTGAGTCTGGCGTGTTGTTTTCCGGTGAAGTGTACGTGAGGCCAGCGTCGGCAGAGAATTGGCTGGGTATGCCATTGATGGCAGGTAGACTAAAGTCCGGAACCCACGTGGGCAGATTCCCTATCCTCTTTAACGGGTATACACATGCCGAGAGGGTCTGTAGATTTCCCTCTTCGCGGATAATCTCCCTTGCTGCGGATGTGTATACACTTGCCAATGATAGCCGGTAATTCGCTTGCCATCTTGTGCTGGAAAACATGTTGAGCACCCCGTAAAACGCAAAGATTTTATCCCTCGAGTCCGAAGCCAGAAATGTCCAGAAATTATACACCATTTCTCGCAGCGTGAATAGTCCCCGAAATTCATGGGCATTGCTGATGTCTGTTCGGTTGGCGTTGCTCTTCGTCTGCCGCCACTTGGAAACCTCGGCCATATTCCAGACGACTGGCACCGCGGCGTCCTGCTCAGGCACAAACGCGGTGGAACTCGCCGTGCCGAGCTTTGCTTCGTTTCTTCGAAGAGTGGCCGATACGTCGCCCAGGTGTGCCCAGGATATGGTGTCCGAGCCAAGGTACATGAGAAGCACTGTTGGTAGGATGGCCTCCTGGACGATCCAGGCTCGGCTGAACCATTGGCGTTGATATATGCTGGCTAGAGCAACCCATTCTGGCCATGATATCACCGGGATGTTGGATTTGGTATACTCTTCTTTATCAAGGCCGCTAAATGGTTCAATTCTGCTATCTTGGAACTGGGCGAGATGAGAGTGTAGTGTGTTGAGGGTCTGGATTCCAAGGCTAGAGTGAGAGTCGTGCGGGCCAAGCCATGCGGTTACATACGTGGCTGTTGAGTAGATTCGGTCCATCATGCTCACTTGGGCGGACTTTTCCTCAACGTCAGCTTGGTTAATGCAGATTGCGTCTGCCCAGACGAGCTTATCGGGTCGAATTGGTGGATCTCTTTCTCCCAGTTCCGAGCTCGATGAAGTCTGTAGTATGTCGACTACATTGTCGTGTcctttggccatggcgagagaAAGGGGAGTGCCGCCGTCATTATCTTGAGCATCTTTCAATGCATCGTAGCATAGTAGCGTCTTAACACAGTCAACATGTCCTTCGTCCGCCGCATAATGCAGGGCAGTTCGGCCATCATTGTCCGTCCTGTGAGGATTGGCACCGCACCTCAGCCAGACTTTGACGTGTTCGGTTCGACCATTACACGCAGCAACGTGAAGGTACGATTGGCCATTTCTGCCGTCCATAGGACGATTCATGTACTCAACGTAGGCATCTTGTGGCAATAAGCTCAGCGCATCGTGGAGATTCTTGTGAATGTACAGTAGCCTGTCGTTGACGAGAATCGGAATTTTATTTGACCAAGCATACTGGGGCGCAACAGAGTCGAAATGCTCGCGAAATTGGTTTCCGTGTGCGAATGGATTGCCCCAGGTGTATGAGATGCAATGAAATTCCGGTCCCTGGTCAATTTCCCGCAGCTTGATGGCGAATCTCAGGGTGCCATCTGAAGCTTTGTCTAGTCTTTCGAGGAGGCGGATATGGCTTTGGCCAGGGAGATGTTGATACTCAAATGGAGGCGGGTCGCCTTGATTGTCCATGTCGGATCGTCATCTGTGACATTTTGATTGCAAAGTGAAGATGAGGTTTGGGAGAACAGGGGCTGATTTGGTCATGTTCAGCTCGTTGAAGGGCGAATAAGAATGGCTGATTTGGTTAAACATCAGTTTAGAGACACATTGTTAACCACAAAGAGAAGACAGTAGAGAGTCAATTCTCATGGTTTTTTTAaattgacttttttttttttttaatatACAGTACTGTTGATGATACTTGTGTCCTGATGTTGGTTGACCTTTTCCGACTGTCGCACCTTAGGACCACATGGTGGGGCAAACAGCGAGCACTTGTGAGTTTGGTGCCCTTTGACCACTGCACGCAGTCCATGGCAACGAGGCCCAATCAGGAAGCGTGTAAACATTGCATCACCGcccttcaacaacctcagCATTATCTCTTTGCATCAAACATTCGCACCAAGTGTTTTGATTGCCGTTCAGGAATACAGTGCACTATTACCACCAGAGAGACACAGGTGAGCGTCACTCCATGACTATTCCGCAGCGACCATGCAAGGAGAGCTATCGATTCTGTGTTTCCGACTTGGtcatttgatgccattgcccCGCTAACCGCTGGAATGCCAGACTCGAAGCATTTCTTTAATCACGACGACGCTGAGCACCGCTGCCATGGCTCAGTTTCTGACCACCGTGTTAGTCCTTCCTCCATACAAACACAATCCTACATCAGAATCACAATGGCGACCGCTGCTTTTCGTTATCTGAGCCCAAAATCCGTCACGACCATGTCGCGGATgggcaacaccatcatctccgTCCATGAGGACGACCCCGACTCTCCGACGATTCCTGCCACCGAAAACATGTTGATTGCTAACATCCACACCATGGACAGTAACCAGCGGGCTAAGAATCAGTTCCGCCCTCGCGTGGGCAAAGGCGGCGCCACCAGCTACCAACTCCGACAGTATGCTGAAGTCACCCTGGGAGGTGGCAGTTTGCGAAAGGTGGTGAAGCTGCCCGAAGGCGAGGACGAAAACGAGTGGTTGGCAGTGAACAGTGGGTGAACTACCTGATTCAGGCAAGGCTGCGTAACGTTTCTGTGTGCTAAAGTCTGCAGTGGTCGATTTCTACAACCAGATCAACTTGCTCTATGGAGCTATTACCGAGTTTTGCTCCCCGCAGTCATGCCCTGAAA
Protein-coding sequences here:
- a CDS encoding lariat debranching enzyme (similar to Pyrenophora tritici-repentis Pt-1C-BFP XP_001931132.1), translating into MAPNITEANGVRVAVEGCGHGTLNAIYAAVAESCKVRGWDGVDLLIIGGDFQATRNAADLTLMSCPVKYRRLGDFPDYYSGARTAPYLTIFVGGNHEASSHLWELFYGGWVAPNIYYMGAANVLRLGPLRIAGMSGIWKGFDYRKPHHERLPFSDDDVKSFYHVREVDVRKLLLLQSQVDIGISHDWPKHIENHGDAGWLFRKKPDFRRDSQSGQLGSVAAEYVMDRLRPPYWFSAHMHVKFSALKKYQDSASAVTPEDTHQDSKATENGKDANPDEIDLDIDEDAEGGDGQEAERVAEADTKETSQVSQELRAQLPASFAKPQPRQKNTPGQPVPSTIPNKEVRFLALDKCLPGRHFLQLLDITPFNPTDLVTYAAKPSGPRYQLQYDPEWLAITRVFHNTLCIGDKTAQPPPDLGEEHYLPLIEAERVWVEENIVKKGKLDVPHNFDRTACPHVPDTPEIVNEQPKEYTNPSTTEFCNLLQLNHLWDAGEEERLARQELGPPPSESFGGHRGPHAHGGRRGRGGGRGGGRGRGGRGHGRGHRGGRW
- a CDS encoding ankyrin and HET domain-containing protein (similar to Metarhizium acridum CQMa 102 XP_007813646.1) encodes the protein MDNQGDPPPFEYQHLPGQSHIRLLERLDKASDGTLRFAIKLREIDQGPEFHCISYTWGNPFAHGNQFREHFDSVAPQYAWSNKIPILVNDRLLYIHKNLHDALSLLPQDAYVEYMNRPMDGRNGQSYLHVAACNGRTEHVKVWLRCGANPHRTDNDGRTALHYAADEGHVDCVKTLLCYDALKDAQDNDGGTPLSLAMAKGHDNVVDILQTSSSSELGERDPPIRPDKLVWADAICINQADVEEKSAQVSMMDRIYSTATYVTAWLGPHDSHSSLGIQTLNTLHSHLAQFQDSRIEPFSGLDKEEYTKSNIPVISWPEWVALASIYQRQWFSRAWIVQEAILPTVLLMYLGSDTISWAHLGDVSATLRRNEAKLGTASSTAFVPEQDAAVPVVWNMAEVSKWRQTKSNANRTDISNAHEFRGLFTLREMVYNFWTFLASDSRDKIFAFYGVLNMFSSTRWQANYRLSLASVYTSAAREIIREEGNLQTLSACVYPLKRIGNLPTWVPDFSLPAINGIPSQFSADAGLTYTSPENNTPDSTKLHVQGTKVGTISRVSGRRGTGPSEKLLFDSSWLTMLLSLRDNGGYGPNPNLSEILWRTLCMDMSYGSQFDPEAYGSHAPADFASQFQTFMLLIILSEADRLTLQHLDLPISTKNSVIFSDTPYDAMSTDLSSTLDDIEAITSHDGENCSLPSRQEILHYWNHFIFSLVRTTNGTEDGPKDFYLPPGVEQGTHRPVGNGFVNMSSRLARRCFGFSRAFGLVYGGRQLLTVDDKFLGMGALSVREGDEVWVLSGLNAPAVLRVSDAAGHAGGTYEFIGSCYVHGLMHGEVGRGGDVSLVDIELV
- a CDS encoding maintenance of ploidy protein mob1 (similar to Metarhizium acridum CQMa 102 XP_007809243.1); the encoded protein is MATAAFRYLSPKSVTTMSRMGNTIISVHEDDPDSPTIPATENMLIANIHTMDSNQRAKNQFRPRVGKGGATSYQLRQYAEVTLGGGSLRKVVKLPEGEDENEWLAVNMVDFYNQINLLYGAITEFCSPQSCPEMKATDEFEYLWQDNENYKRPTKMPAPAYIEQLMAWVQANIDNESVLPSKIGVPFPKSFPALVRQIFKRMYRVYAHIYCHHYPVIRELGLEPHLNTSFKQYVLFIDEHSLASGRDYWGPLGDLVDSMLKSD